A section of the Acomys russatus chromosome 10, mAcoRus1.1, whole genome shotgun sequence genome encodes:
- the Mios gene encoding GATOR complex protein MIOS: MSGTKPDILWAPHQVDRFVVCDSELSLYHVESAVNSELKAGSLRLSEDSAATLLSINSDTPYMKCVAWYLNYDPECLLAVGQANGRVVLTSLGQDHNSKFKDLIGKEFVPKHARQCNTLAWNPLDSNWLAAGLDKHRADFSVLIWDICSKYTPDIVPMEKMRLSAGEAETLLVTKPLYELGQNDACLSLCWLPRDQKLLLAGMHRNLAIFDLRNTSQKMFVNTKAVQGVTVDPYFHDRVASFYEGQVAIWDLRKFEKPVLTLTEQPKPLTKVAWCPTRTGLLATLTRDSNIIRLYDMQHTPTPIGDETEPTIIERSVQPCDNYIASFAWHPTSQNRMIVVTPNRTMSDFTVFERISLAWSPITSLMWACGRHLYECAEEESDNSLEKDIATKMRLRALSRYGLDTEQVWRNHILAGNEDPQLKSLWYTLHFMKQYTEDMDQKSPGNKGSLVYAGIKSIVKSSLGMVESSRHNWSGLDKQTDIQNLNEERILALQLCGWIKKGTDVDVGPFLNSLVQEGEWERAAAVALFNLDIRRAIQILNEGASSEKGDLNLNVVAMALSGHTDEKNSLWREMCSTLRLQLNNPYLCVMFAFLTSEAGAYDGVLYENKVAVRDRVAFACKFLGDAQLNKYIEKLTNEMKEAGNLEGILLTGLTKDGVDLMESYVDRTGDVQTASYCMLQGSPLDVLKDERVQYWIENYRNLLDAWRFWHKRAEFDIHRSKLDPSSKPLAQVFVSCNFCGKSISYSCSSVPHQGRGFSQYGVSGSPTKSKVTSCPGCRKPLPRCALCLINMGTPVSSCPGGSKSDEKVDLSKDKKLAQFNNWFTWCHNCRHGGHAGHMLSWFRDHAECPVSACTCKCMQLDTTGNLVPAETVQP, translated from the exons ATGAGTGGTACCAAGCCTGATATTTTGTGGGCACCACACCAGGTTGATAGATTTGTTGTATGTGACTCGGAACTGAGCCTTTATCATGTGGAATCGGCTGTGAATTCAGAACTCAAAGCTGGATCATTACGTTTATCTGAAGACTCTGCAGCAACATTACTATCAATAAATTCAGATACACCCTATATGAAATGTGTTGCATGGTATCTCAATTATGATCCTGAGTGTCTCCTAGCAGTTGGACAAGCAAATGGCCGAGTTGTACTTACAAGTCTTGGTCAAGATCATAACTCTAAGTTTAAAGATTTGATAGGAAAAGAATTTGTCCCAAAACATGCTCGACAATGCAATACCCTTGCATGGAATCCACTGGATAGTAACTGGCTTGCCGCCGGTCTAGACAAACACAGAGCGGACTTTTCAGTTCTAATATGGGATATCTGCAGCAAGTATACTCCTGATATCGTACCCATGGAAAAAATGAGGCTGTCAGCAGGTGAAGCTGAGACGTTATTAGTAACAAAACCACTGTATGAGTTAGGGCAAAATGATGCTTGTCTGTCTCTTTGTTGGCTTCCACGAGACCAGAAACTTCTTCTGGCTGGCATGCATCGTAACCTAGCCATATTTGATCTTCGGAACACAAGCCAGAAGATGTTTGTAAATACAAAAGCTGTTCAAGGAGTGACAGTAGACCCATACTTCCATGACCGTGTTGCTTCCTTCTATGAAGGCCAGGTTGCAATATGGGATCTTAGAAAATTTGAGAAGCCGGTTTTGACTTTGACTGAACAACCAAAGCCCTTGACAAAAGTAGCATGGTGTCCAACTAGGACAGGTCTGCTTGCCACTTTAACAAGGGATAGTAATATTATTAGACTGTATGATATGCAGCATACACCCACACCCATTGGGGATGAAACTGAACCCACAATAATTGAAAGAAGTGTGCAGCCTTGTGATAATTACATTGCTTCCTTTGCATGGCATCCAACGAGTCAAAACCGAATGATAGTTGTGACTCCCAACCGCACAATGTCTGACTTTACTGTATTTGAAAGGATATCTCTTGCCTGGAGCCCGATTACATCTCTAATGTGGGCTTGTGGTCGTCATTTATATGAATGCGCAGAAGAAGAAAGTGATAATTCCTTAGAAAAAGATATAGCAACAAAAATGCGTCTTCGAGCCCTATCAAGGTATGGACTTGATACAGAACAGGTATGGAGAAACCACATATTAGCTGGAAATGAAGACCCACAGCTCAAGTCACTCTGGTATACTCTGCACT TTATGAAGCAGTATACAGAAGATATGGATCAAAAATCTCCAGGCAACAAAGGATCACTGGTTTATGCAGGAATTAAATCAATAGTAAAATCATCTTTGG gaATGGTGGAAAGCAGCAGACATAATTGGAGTGGCTTGGATAAACAAACTGATATTCAAAACTTAAATGAAGAAAGGATTTTAGCATTACAGCTTTGTGGGTGGATTAAAAAAGGAACCGATGTAGATGTGGGGCCATTTTTGAACTCTCTGGTGCAAGAAGGAGAGTGGGAAAGAGCTGCTGCTGTGGCGTTGTTCAACTTGGATATTCGACGAGCAATCCAAATCCTGAATGAAGGGGCATCTTCAGAGAAAG GAGATCTGAATCTCAATGTGGTAGCCATGGCTCTGTCAGGCCACACGGATGAGAAGAACTCCCTTTGGAGAGAGATGTGTAGCACGCTACGCCTGCAGCTCAACAACCCCTATCTGTGCGTCATGTTTGCGTTTCTGACGAGTGAAGCAGGGGCTTATGATGGGGTCCTG taTGAAAACAAAGTTGCAGTACGTGACAGAGTGGCATTTGCATGTAAATTCCTTGGTGATGCTCAG TTAAATAAATACATCGAAAAGCTGACCAATGAAATGAAAGAGGCTGGAAATTTGGAAGGAATCTTGCTTACAGGCCTCACTAAAGATGGAGTGGACTTGATGGAGAGCTATGTGGATAGAACTGGAGACGTCCAGACGGCAAGCTACTGCATGTTACAG ggTTCACCTTTAGATGTTCTTAAAGATGAAAGGGTTCAATATTGGATTGAGAATTACAGAAATTTATTAGATGCTTGGAGGTTTTGGCACAAACGGGCTGAATTTGATATTCATAGGAGCAAGTTGGATCCCAGTTCCAAGCCTTTAGCACAG GTGTTTGTGAGTTGTAATTTTTGTGGTAAATCAATCTCCTACAGCTGTTCTTCTGTGCCTCATCAGGGCAGAGGGTTTAGTCAGTATGGTGTGAGTGGCTCGCCAACAAAATCGAAAGTGACAAGCTGCCCTGGCTGTCGAAAACCCCTTCCTCGATGTGCGCTTTGCCTCATTAATATGGGAACACCTGTTTCTAGCTGTCCTG GTGGATCCAAATCAGATGAAAAAGTGGACTTGAGCAAGGACAAAAAGTTAGCTCAGTTTAACAACTGGTTTACTTGGTGTCACAATTGTCGGCATGGTGGGCATGCCGGACATATGCTTAGTTGGTTCAG GGACCATGCAGAGTGTCCGgtgtctgcatgcacatgtaAATGTATGCAGTTGGATACAACAGGAAATCTGGTACCAGCAGAGACTGTCCAGCCATGA